DNA from Pomacea canaliculata isolate SZHN2017 linkage group LG9, ASM307304v1, whole genome shotgun sequence:
CCCTCACATAGGCATACACACGCAAACATACacatgacattattattatcatcagtattttaaaaagtatgattAATATGGCGTATAATCACACTCACCaagaagcatgctctcagcCCTTAAAATTTCAAtcatcgaagacagcaatggcctgtttctcacagaaagcactaCTATACTAACTATTGAAAGAACCTGTCAAGTTTCTACTGAGGACAGATGCCAACATCCTCCAAACAAGCCGACTAGAATCAGTAAGCTTGTAGACCAGTCTTAGAGGAAAAGGTCAAGAGAGAGGTacgcagtctgaagggaggacaGATGTCCGGCAGATTGCTCCTGATGTTGTACCTAGAACATCAAACCAATGAGTTTGTATGAGTAAGATCATCACCcatgtaggacaccaggaaccccccttgtgtgtgtctgagagagaggggggatgCATTTGCAAACAAATGTGTAGGATTTGTGTGCTTTTATGAGATAAAATCGTTTCGTGAGTGAATTCCTTCAAAAGCCAAACCGAAGAATTAAATTTGATGATTATAAACTAAGTGCCTGCGTAATATAATATACAAGGttttgaaatattaattattgtaAGAGATTCTCTTTATGGGACTGGAAAACAtaaatctctctttctttctttctctctctctctcactcactcacacacacacacacatattttctctcctttagaGACTTTCTCCCTCTTAGTGTGTGTATGGTGGCCggttatctatatatatataagctgtgtgtgtgtgtgtgtgttttgtgtgtgtaatttatatGTATAAGCAGAGATGAGTATGTGCGTAGAGGTGTCATACGTATATAAGTAGATATGAgtatttatgtgtgcatgtgcatacctCTGTGTTTAGTAAAGAATGACAGAGAGAGGGGCAGAAAACAACCCTCCAAAACTTTTcacttgtttgcatgtgtttatatactttgatttatttgattgcATGTGCAGTGACGTGATATGAACTAAAGGgctaaaagaaggaaagaacaagtgagtgaggcaaaaatCTAGctttaaatggtttaaaattattaactgttacaaactgaccaatGAATGTGTGCACAGAGCAGGGGAGACGATAGGAAAGAAAGGCGACAGACAACCACAAATTATGAGCATCTCCCTCGTAGACAAAGCCAGGAATGCATTTAATGGCTCTTCGTcccacattcacaaacacaccacattCCAGtcatatgtatttttattatttcattaggGAAGAGAAGGTCGTCATGAGTATGTTGGATTTGCGGAGTTTTTCGAAAACGAGGAAACATTGTAacctgtatgtgtatgtttgcagGACAGATGTTTCAAAGTTCGGctaagattttatttcattctttagtCTGGTTATCAATTTGGATCATCTTAATCTTGACTTAAATCACTGTCGGCAGTTCTGCTTCGATCAGCATGTGACGTTTGCGGACGCGGAGAGTGACTGACGATCACCAGCTGTGACGTGCACCTCGACAGGGCGTGGAGGCGAAGGAGGAGGTCGTCGAGGCCGAAAATCTCCAGACACACGATGACCTTGCGCTCCAGCCCTCGCACGAAGTCCCGatccgccacccacaccacgtcactgacAGCGCTGGCCACGTCATCGATGTCATCTGCCATCATCACCCGTACTGGGACGTTCGCTGAACGCAGTCCCGTGACTATACCCGCGCTGTCGCTTGCCCCACCCCACCACAGCACCAAGACATCCTTCCACTGCAGTCTCGGTGGCTCAAGTGATGGACTTGCAGGAGGGGCAGTGAGAGTTGTTCCTGAAACATTTCGCGTAAACATCCACTTTAGATATTTGTTATTTACCTACtagtctaaaaataaaaccattcgaaaaaaaaatcataaaactaTGCTTCTAGAAATGTTCGATGACTATTTTTACTTCGTTCCTGCcctttgaaatttttcttttatagtaCAAGATAACATGTGTGAATATGATATTTACGGAAAATATAGATATGGATGACAATAACTCAATGAACATGTGGGACTCTACTGACAAGAACAAGGCTAGATGAAAACTTCAATAGCCGACAACAGTGACTAAACTAAACCTACCTGTATCTATAAGTCTGTACAACAATTTTCCCAGCTGTTTGCCGCAGTCTTGGCAGTCATGGGTGATGCTTTTTGGATGATCTAGGCCGATCCACTCTATTTGTGGGCCATCTGTGTGGCTGGGTATACTCAGTGGACTGTAAGGTCGGACATCGCCACTCAGTCTGATTTCCGATGCTTGTGCGACCTCCCTTACCACCACGGGGGGAGAGCGGAGGGGCTTGGTTAAATGTTCCTGTTCCCATCCTCTGGGTGAGAGATTGTATCGACAACTTGCTGCCCAAAGATGGAGGTCAGGAACTTGTTTGAGAAGCTTCTCACAGAAGGTCTTGAAGGCCTGTGGCCTACTGAGTGTGTAACAGATTAACAGACAATCGTcacttttctgtgtgttttatatatatatatgtgcatgcatgtatggtgagagagagagaacacagacctcaatttttttgttttgttactaaATATCTGTAAATCTTTGATGGCTTCTAATCTTCTTTCCATATATAGATGTGCCCATCAAAAATACAACCCAAAATTTAACTATTGTTCCTATGCTATTTTAGAATCTATTTGTTaagtgtatgtattttttcctGAAAGTGAATTGAGcctattttaaactgaaaaatgggatataaaataaaagcaataaaattcgAATCATCTTCATCAGTAtgatcacatcatcatcatcctgcaCGCTTGTAACCAATACGTTGATTTTGTCTGAGCGCGTGTCAGGCTGAAATATTATTGTCACTAATGTGATTTGCATGGTGGGGCATATTTCAGTTCGTCTATCACCAGCTGTCCTAATTACCCGTAGTCGGGTCCCACTTCGTCGGCGACGACATGCAATTGTTTTCCCAATGCATCTTGCGACAAGTCGGTCACAGCTTTTTCCACATCCTTGTCATCGCCAAAGTTAAATCTTCGCAGATGAACTTTGCTGGGTGTCGCTGGACTTTCTGTCTGCAGGAGGAGATGATGCAGCATGCTGCACGACGCACGGCTTCTCTCCCAGGTACTCACGATGTAGACGGGGTGGTCGTCGCGCAGCCATTCTGTCGCCATCAGCTGAAGCATCACAGTCTTCCCCGTGCCTGGCGGTCCGTCCAGGAAGACTAGTGGGGTTTTTGTCTGTAGTAGTAGCATCTGTTCTGGGAACAAAGTTATTTCAGCAAAAAACATTCCAGTCGCAGACACAGCCTGTGACAAGGTCTTGACACTCAGTCGTGGGGCGATTACACAGGGCACTGTCACTGTTGTAGCTGGACCACAGAATCTGGAATATCATACAGATACCTCAACAAGACTTATGCTCGTATTTAACTGCTAATTTTTATCTCAATTAATCATGGCTGAGCTACTTTATGGCGGTTAGTAACTAAATTGTTCCCACCGACTtccaccacgcatgcgcagaccattttttacatttaaatgtaCAATTAAAACACAGTATTGTTTGACTTGGGATTGCTTTTGATGTAGCTCATATAGCGTAGTGGATAAGGCAAACGGTTTTAAATGTAGATGTTGTAGGTGTTATTCTTGTGAATAATATTAAAGATTTATGTAGCACATGGGATTTATAGGCAGAATACGAAGGACGGGAGGAGAAACAACTacgcagacaagtaataaaagacactTCGAGAAATAGGGGAATAAACAGTAAGGAATAAAGAGTTCCATAAATCTGCACACAAAGATGAGCAGGCAAACTAGTCAGCTgcctataatcacaactattgacaactatttGTAGGTGATGGTTGATTAGTTGGATCGTTTGTGGCCGAATGAACGAGCAGATAAAGTGCTGGCTGGCAAACTGCGATGGGCTGTTTTCTGACTTGTATTTGTCAGatttatcataaataatatgTCTTCATTTCTCCTTTTCTAGTCCTGAATTTCCCTGGCAGCTGGCAATAAAGTTCTTGAAAGACGCATATTCTGTGTATTTCACGGCCAGTGCTTTCCTCCTCACCTTGCCACCAGTCTCTTGTACTGGTCAGGGGTCATCTGAGGATTGGGTTCAGACACCTCCACCCGTCGCTTCCACCATTCACCTAATTCCCTCAGGACATTGTCATCGACATTCCAGGGTGCcttggggtcagacagctgGTCACAGCATAGACAAAGGCTAGCGATGTTTGCAGGATCGGCTGTTCCCAGGCAACAACACAAGTCCTGTaattcacacccacacacggGTATTCATAAATTGagtattgcaaaaaaaaaagcaaacatatgGTTATCTGAGTGAACTTCTGAAATAGTATATACACTGATGATTGGTTGATAGTGTCTACGCCTCATTCTCTCTTTAAACCgcataaataatttctttgtagTTCAAGTGACTGGTTCTTGGACCACACAATTTGACCAACCTAGGACAGGTTAGCCGTAGTGCAAGTGCAAAGGACAAAGTTCGGTCTCACAACAGCGCTTGAACTTGCTCCCTCACGTGACCCGAGTCAGCCGCCCTGCAGAAATCCGTTTGAACCTCAATGGTCCAGGGTTATAGTAGCTTAGTATGGACAGGGGAGTTTGTGCATACGAACCTGAACGACAGCCTTATAATACAAACTGattcatctctttttttgtggcagtttttttttaaggcccaCCACAAAACTACAATTTTGGGCTGGATTTACAGTGGATATATCCCGGTTGTCAACCATATCTATAGCATGTTTCGATTACCTTTAAAGGGTGATTTTGTTAGTGCCTAGAACATCACGCTTTACCACCATTACTGTAGACCGATATACCAGTTCCCTTAATTATGTGTCTTTTATTCTATCATCATTTGGTCACTTGCACgcaaatataaatatgaaattcTCGAGTGAGATGTTTGTTCATCGTAAATATAAACAcgtaaaacaaaagtttatcCATGCTGCGCGTGTGCAGTCTCTGCATCCTTACCCGTGACAGCTTGGGGTCGCCGTCGATGGCCTGTTGCACCTGAGGAGCTGTGAGGTTCGGGAGAGCCATCGTCTTACACACGCGCAGACCGGGGGCCACATCGTGCACGAGGTGAGACAACATGActtccgccttgtccagctgagACACAGCTTGTCCAAGTTTTGCTCTTATACTTTTATCTATATCTTGCTGTGACATATTCAGAGCTAGTACATTGTCTCCCACAGATTTCACTTCGCAGATAACGAGGCCGTAGTGTCGGTGAATGAGTAAAACATCAAAGTCGCCATCTTTCCAACTTTCTGGGTGGTGAGGAGGCAGGTTCTTAGCTGAGGGCAActgtgctgctgcagcagcgtagcaaggttcacccaggtactgtccgaactttAACTGACTCAGGGCAACAAACaccccctttttttctgttagtttttgtaaacaaaggatCACTCTCTGCATAGCAGCATCATCTCTGATGTCGCTGTCTTGCACTGGTGTAGGTTGTGGTGACGTAGTTAAAGTAGAAGGACTCAAGGCAGGACAGATGGACGGCCCAGCCTTTCCTGGAGCTTCTCTAATAACTAGAGCTTCATTAACCGGCGATGAATACTtggtcatgggcacgcggttcaCGAAGACAGGAGGAACAAAGTAAGCTTTACTTTCCAGATCAGGAAACGCGTTTTCAACCCAGTTTGTCCAAAATTGCTCACTTCCCTGTAGTGATAAAGAAGTAGATAAAAATATCTGTCAATGTTTTGCTAAATGTGTAAGTATTTCTACTTGCATTGATACAAACATAGCGATGACTGAATATATATTCGTCGATAAAATAATTTAGTGTTAAATCCTCATACCTACGGGAACCGTCAACATACAGTTTTTCTCCGAAACCGGGTCTAATACTAATTTTTTCTCCAAAAAGGAGTATTAGGGGTTATTTTTCAGGCGATGTctagtttttaaatatataaatctacatttattctaatacagtAGTAATATAGTCATCTTGTGGAAAATCGTCATAACTCTTCAAACCCTAAATTTGCACAGTCTCTTAATGTCTTGCACAATCACAGTCTCTTAATATCTTGCACAGTCACCCCTAGTTAAAGTCAAGATTCTGTAGTCACGATGATGACTGTCATCAGCGTCTCACCTGCTGTGAAGAAGACGACGGCTGACCACTACTGTCTGGCGACTGACCACTGGTCCCTGCTGTCTGAAGATCATCGGACATGGCTATGAACTGATAATGGACGAGGTTCTACAAACTGAGGAGCTACGACCTCTTTGACATTTGTGTCCTGGTGGATGTCCGTACACTTGGTGCTTTCATCTACCACtgttcttattttgtttgtagcTTTGCTTCCATCACACAACACTAACCTTTGTAGAGCGTGAAACCATGTGAGCCTAAACCGTATGTCTTCCTCAGGTAGGGACTTTAGTGTCTCAGCAAGTTAAATGAGTCTTCAAAATGGTGTCTGTGACAAGTCAACT
Protein-coding regions in this window:
- the LOC112571998 gene encoding uncharacterized protein LOC112571998 isoform X2 translates to MVSRSTKGSEQFWTNWVENAFPDLESKAYFVPPVFVNRVPMTKYSSPVNEALVIREAPGKAGPSICPALSPSTLTTSPQPTPVQDSDIRDDAAMQRVILCLQKLTEKKGVFVALSQLKFGQYLGEPCYAAAAAQLPSAKNLPPHHPESWKDGDFDVLLIHRHYGLVICEVKSVGDNVLALNMSQQDIDKSIRAKLGQAVSQLDKAEVMLSHLVHDVAPGLRVCKTMALPNLTAPQVQQAIDGDPKLSRDLCCCLGTADPANIASLCLCCDQLSDPKAPWNVDDNVLRELGEWWKRRVEVSEPNPQMTPDQYKRLVARFCGPATTVTVPCVIAPRLSVKTLSQAVSATGMFFAEITLFPEQMLLLQTKTPLVFLDGPPGTGKTVMLQLMATEWLRDDHPVYIVSTWERSRASCSMLHHLLLQTESPATPSKVHLRRFNFGDDKDVEKAVTDLSQDALGKQLHVVADEVGPDYGRPQAFKTFCEKLLKQVPDLHLWAASCRYNLSPRGWEQEHLTKPLRSPPVVVREVAQASEIRLSGDVRPYSPLSIPSHTDGPQIEWIGLDHPKSITHDCQDCGKQLGKLLYRLIDTGTTLTAPPASPSLEPPRLQWKDVLVLWWGGASDSAGIVTGLRSANVPVRVMMADDIDDVASAVSDVVWVADRDFVRGLERKVIVCLEIFGLDDLLLRLHALSRCTSQLVIVSHSPRPQTSHADRSRTADSDLSQD
- the LOC112571998 gene encoding uncharacterized protein LOC112571998 isoform X1 is translated as MSDDLQTAGTSGQSPDSSGQPSSSSQQGSEQFWTNWVENAFPDLESKAYFVPPVFVNRVPMTKYSSPVNEALVIREAPGKAGPSICPALSPSTLTTSPQPTPVQDSDIRDDAAMQRVILCLQKLTEKKGVFVALSQLKFGQYLGEPCYAAAAAQLPSAKNLPPHHPESWKDGDFDVLLIHRHYGLVICEVKSVGDNVLALNMSQQDIDKSIRAKLGQAVSQLDKAEVMLSHLVHDVAPGLRVCKTMALPNLTAPQVQQAIDGDPKLSRDLCCCLGTADPANIASLCLCCDQLSDPKAPWNVDDNVLRELGEWWKRRVEVSEPNPQMTPDQYKRLVARFCGPATTVTVPCVIAPRLSVKTLSQAVSATGMFFAEITLFPEQMLLLQTKTPLVFLDGPPGTGKTVMLQLMATEWLRDDHPVYIVSTWERSRASCSMLHHLLLQTESPATPSKVHLRRFNFGDDKDVEKAVTDLSQDALGKQLHVVADEVGPDYGRPQAFKTFCEKLLKQVPDLHLWAASCRYNLSPRGWEQEHLTKPLRSPPVVVREVAQASEIRLSGDVRPYSPLSIPSHTDGPQIEWIGLDHPKSITHDCQDCGKQLGKLLYRLIDTGTTLTAPPASPSLEPPRLQWKDVLVLWWGGASDSAGIVTGLRSANVPVRVMMADDIDDVASAVSDVVWVADRDFVRGLERKVIVCLEIFGLDDLLLRLHALSRCTSQLVIVSHSPRPQTSHADRSRTADSDLSQD